From the genome of Phlebotomus papatasi isolate M1 chromosome 2, Ppap_2.1, whole genome shotgun sequence:
TTGCCAGTGAGCCATTACTTCAAGTTTGGAAACTGAGAGAAATCAATGGGGATTAAAACTTGCGAATATATTTGCTGAATGATCAGTTCAAACCCGCTTGCGTAACTAATTATGAGTGATCAagctcaaatttatttttctcaaatgcgactgattttctgaaattctatttttaaaacgaTACAATAACGAATTGTATTGTTCGAAATTGTGGATTCTttactccaaaaattcaaatcacaatcgaattttcacgcattccgaggtgCAAGCacctcgagttgcacgcatttcgaggtcatctgtaaagaatctcagctaccataagcttatcttggcttatcactgctcattttctattttaaatagtctgagtggagaagaccaacaaaagaaaagataGTCCactgaaatcggttaataaacattagagatagagtccggtccataaggatatagtaagggtcggggtacagtgggtttaAGTAGGGATGGATGGGACCCAtcattagaaagatctcgatcttaGGTAATCCTAGGTAAATCTTAGGCaccgaaaatgcagtccggtcaagacattttcgattatagctcgggtcagggaacatcgaggaagAAGTGCGAACAACTGTTGGAACTCGACCTCAGCTACGACATActataatttaaagaaaaagcatcgtctaattttcgaaatattcgagatcgattaagcgaaaatcgatttttcgattaatcgaacctTCGATTTAACCGTGTCAAATTGTTGTGTCCTATCCTAATGATTGTAGtattccacgagagctttccaaaacaccaaaatttttcgaattccggtaattagaaccggagttatggccattttaaggaattttttttggacccttatggTACGGATCAGGAGGTCTGAGGACCTAgagtttggtactgatcgaaaggtcttaggcccagctataacatactaaaatttaagatcCATCGATTCTATAAGGGCTGAgtaattgagaaaacaaaatatgGGGGTTTTCCAAAATGGTGGAAGGGCAGGGTGGGGGGTAGTGGAAGTGGATTtcacatcacctacttctagccacccatcgacatttaacctttaccGAAAATCGCTTgacgatatctctttccgttctctccgtcgaaaatcgattttattaaATCGATTTTCGACGTTTTCTAGATTTAGCTAAACTATTAACGTCTTTTGGGCGTGCAAATCGTTGAGCGAAATCAATTTTAGTAAGGCCACAatgaaatttcgaaagccaaatctAAATCATcctaatacgggctttagatcgaaggtttagccatatggcttaacttttctaatttcttatgacgcgagtttttagtaaaaattttgaCTCAGTGTTGGATATTAAAGGTCATtttatccattagattttgacaaacgtttaaaattgcttgttattttgaatttcgagaccttcgggaactgctTTTGAACCTCCAATCTGAAAATAGTTTTGGTTTGGATTATTGTTTCCTTGCGCAGACATCAGTATTTAACTAAAACAGATAAATaagatttccttcattttcaaaGAAACACTGCtctgactttaaaaaaattgctgaaatttTCACAATCATCTTTTGAATCATCTTTTCAATCATCTTTTGattagatctacatttcattcactctcactgaaatgtcaaaaatatgtttacaaaacaaaagttattgtgcgttgagcattatgacaaaaacacaataacttttgttttgtaaacatgtttttgacatttcaatgaaagtgaatgaaatctcgatctaatcatctcgctcactcacattggcaatttaaaaaatatgttttcaaacaagttattgtgcgttgggtataatgacaaaagcacaataacttttgtttttaaacgtgtgttcaaaattttttataagagAAAGCGAGATAACTATatctaggtctcactcactctcattgaaatgtcaaaaacatgcttactgaacaaaagttatcgtgcgttgggcattatgccaagaacacaaaagttttttttttgtaaaaatgtttttgacgtttcaatgagtgtgagtgagatctagatctagtcatctcgcttactctcacaagggaagtactcgagtaatcaaattcagaaaaatctgaggctttgctcaactacgcataaaggcatcaaattaaacgtggtatattcaaaaagtgcgaaatcgggttaatttttttttaaaaattccccaaagttgaaaatgacaaCCTTACGCagacataataaagaaaattcgtatgggactgcatgcggcgctggctcagcggtagcgcaccgggcgttcaacgggagtgccgcgggttcgatcccctggctccgtctgtttttttttccttttgatatctttttttttcaattattctttattaagtaggattattgtagtgtaaattgcttatctagagtgctgaattaaaatccccaacaaatttttaaaagcgatgaaagtgcatcccataatttatcaaataatcaatttactagtagaaaaataaaaaaaaacctgtatgtacttacaatcacctatctgaggatcgttgtaaatattatttaaagtttttattgaaattttataaaagattagaaaggtcgaagacccaaaccaatttttttggaaaaattcatttggaaacctgtgctcaaataaatgtttaaggcACACTTGTAATCCATATGCTCTCGTTATGGTACTTTCTGTTTTAATCATTACCGAAATCCACAATAcacgaattagtttttttttaaactaattagtGAATATGGATTTcagtaaagaaatgattaaaacagagaATGCAATCACAATGTGCACATCGAATGAAAGATATACTTTCACAATCAGTTTGAGTGCaggtttccaaatgaatttttccaaaaaaattggtttgggtcttcgacctttctaatcttttataaaatttcaataaaaactttaaataatatttacaacgatcctcagatagGTGATTGCAAGTAcatacaggtttttttttatttttctactagtaaattgattatttgataaattatgggatgcactttcatcgcttttaaaaatttgttggggattttaattcagcactctagataagcaatttacactacaataatactacttaataacgaatagaatttttaattgaaaaaaaaaaagatatcaaaaggaaaaaaaaacagacggagccaggggatcgaacccgcggcactcccgttgaacgcccggtgcgctaccgctgagccagcgccgcatgcagtcccatacgaattttctttattatgtctGCGTAAGGttgtcattttcaactttggggaatttaaaaaaaaaaaaattaacccgatttcgcactttttgaatataccacgtttaatttgatgcctttatgcgtagttgagcaaagcctcagatttttctgaatttgatgactcgagtacttcccttgtcaGAGTAAGattcgaaaacatatttacaaaacaggttattacactgagaaaaaaaaacaggggtgcgattaactttttttacttataactttaacatcttttaggtgtaaaaatatatcaacattttttaatgttaattttacaccttcttaagggtaaaattaacatgaaaaagggtaactttaacccctaatacacctaaaaagggtaatatttaccccgatttcggatcaataatgcagggtaaaataaacatttccggaatgttattttaacttcttcggatttctctcagtgtttgggCTGGGCATTAAGGTTTTCAATCTGATCTTAATGGAATCTATCTGCGCTAACTCAAATTTCGattacactaaattaaattttgaagcaTTACCAATTGACACACCTTAAGAATCTTATTTGCTAAAAGCCAAATCAGGcttatcatttatttattttgccgTATGTCTGCTGCAGAGTGAAGGAAAAACATGCACACATACTCTTAAAAGCTAAGCACAAATGTGGAAATGTAACACTTTTTTGTTGTTttgaaacattgttttttttctgtatttctcTCACTGTGTCATGTGTAGATGATGaaatgcgattaacttttccggTGAGAGATGGAATAATTCTTCAGCCCTTCCGTTTGGAGCACAATTTGGCCGTGAGCAATCATGTGTTCCAATTGAAGCCCAATGTTTATGGGACATTGATGAGTCGGGCGGATCTTGAGTTGCAGCTCAAGTGTTTCCATCACGAAGATCGACAGATGAACACCAATTGGCCGGCATCGGTGCAAGTGTCAGCCAATGCTATACCCCTCATAATTGATCGTGGAGAGCCAAAATTGTCCCATAGGCCTCTCTATCTCAAATCTGTTTGTCAGCCGGGTAGAAATACCATACAGATCACCGTGAGCGCATGCTGCTGCGTAAGTtgctgatgaaaaaaaaatcaatatatttctcattgaaaattccTTTGAcggattgaaatattttctctccCGCAGAGTCATTTGTTTGTCCTACAACTCGTTCATCGGCCATCAATTAGGCATGTTCTTCAGGGGCTTCTGCGGAGGAATCTCCTTGCGGCTGAACATTGTGTCAACAAGATTAAATGTCACTTTCAGCAACTTGCGGCAACGAATCGGCCTCCGGATGGTGATGCTGCCAATCCAGCTAATGGTGACAGCTCCTCAGAAACTTCTTCGCAGACGGTGACTCTTAAATGTCCGATCACCTTCAAGAAGATCTCCCTGCCAGCACGTGGGCAAGAGTGTCGGCATCTAACGTGCTTCGACCTCGAATCCTACCTTCAGATCAACTGCGAAAGAGGCAGCTGGAGATGTCCCATTTGCAAGTAAGTTtaccttgattttttttcatctgaGTGAGATATTTTAGGGTTTTATTTCGAATTGAATTTAAGGCTAAAACATATTTGTCATAGAAACTAAAAAACAGTTATCCACGACACACACCGTATAGCTCTtgtttgtattaaattttcttgttacaaaattcaagaaattcaaattaacgtttttcaataatatttttgttgctgattttttttgttatccaaaaataatattaataccAAGAGAAAATAATATCATTCTAAGAAATTGTAGGTTAAATGGTTTGTGTCTCACAAACACCAAAAATAAATGGTTTGTGTTTaactaaaaaatattgcaataaaagaGACTCCAGAAACGTTGGGGCGCCCCTCTAGTTCTTGAAATGAATCATGTCCTTataatctttcaaaattttgcgtTGAAATGAAAAAACACTTTTAAGTCTCTCAGAGACTCAAAAAGCAAGCCttgtattttttcaagatttcctgttgaaataaaaagggacactttaaattccttcagagaCTTTCTGGGGCGCCAAGTTTTTTTTGCAAGCCTTTCTTGGCGCAGCTctggtttttaaaatttaatttgtccttatattctttcaagatttcgagttgaaataaaaaaatacttgaaaattttaagtCAAGATTGTTCTACAAACACGCAGAGCTCAAGCATAAGATGGTTCAGATTGTGCATAAAACTCGCACTTCTCATATTGTGCATAAAATCTGCATAGCTTAGGCGTAAAACGGTTTACATTGTGCCGAAAATACGCACAGTTCAATTACAAAATATACAAGTTTAAAGTGGTGTATATCTCGGATAcggattgatttttttcttacttcttttatttgaaagataattttattctctttaatgGTGAATGGTTCTCTTTaatggttttaaaaataaaactttaaatcatatttaacAGATGTAACAGAATAACTTTAGACAATCCGTAAAGGTTTTccagtaaaaaattgaagatgGGAACAAACAATATAGGTTAAATATGCGTTTTTGTGATGCTTCTTTCGATTTATGGCCTATTATCCCcgttcaaataatttttccatGGTAAGGGCGCCTTCGAGGAACAACCGCATTCCCCGCATAAGTACCTACGTTCGCCACtgtacctatcaaacaaaaaaatacttaagtcgatcaataacttctgacccgagctataaggggtcaaagttcgaagaATCACTGGCAAAACTtaattaattaacattttgacctaaattttggctttttgattTCGTTacgatgagcactttcaaaagaaacttcaaaaaatcaccacaggtggcgctgtgatagcgtcaaaattcatcaaaatgcCAACTCATTTTCCTCAAAAACGCCATTTGGGTattttgatctatttttttttttgtgttgtggtccatgaagtttccaaaaagtggcgtgggttcactgtggttacaatagaaccggagatattaggggtcaaagttcacgaaattcaaaacgccatatctccggttacaTTTGACCGATGTTGACGAGTAAGGGCGCAAATAAAAGGTCTCGCAATGCGCTagaactttataaaatattgaagcTTCGTATGACCAACGCTAAGCGCGCCACAGTCgagaaatcaattttcatgttacataaactcaattatctcgacacttggtcaatcgattttgatgatttacttcggcataattgtagaggacatatctattagatgagcacatatattctgtcagtagaagaggtcgaaagtttggagtggtatatctgagctcctgatgaacataattgaatgagtgaactattgttggaaagcttggctcaTTGGCtcttagaatctggtatatgcaATATGCTATGGGTacaccatggtcatccagaaccacttatgtcgaagaagacattTTTTGCAAACGTCATTTTTGGCCAtccactgctgggaccaggagtgacccacgatTCTCGCACATGAAccgtttgttagaggaactcaaagagtataatttgtggaagaaactttttttggacatcacacttttttttattcatcgacttttgcaagaattttgaaatgttaaacgcaaggaaaaaattacagaaactctactatcccattttctggacaaactgatgaagatatcgacttggaatgttctgagtatcctcccataagttgatccaagaaatccaaatgtcacttcaatttcatcccctcgtctatccttcccctccagaaaccactcttttaagaatatctcaagaaccagaccatcgatgcatttcatttttggatatgttttagagagtgtcctagcggacatttcattcatacatcTAAAAGGCGTCCGAGCTCTTCTTCTTGCACATGCTAATCATCTGTTcagaagagcagaatttcttctgatcaattttctgaccaaagagacaaagttagcgacttTGATTGTTCTGAGTTTCCCCCCAaaagtcaatctaaggaatcgaaatAACACATGCATTTCCTTCTCATCCCACTCCTTGTCCTCCAGAAACTACTAttttgggaatatctcaagaaccaaatcatcaatccttttcatttttggatatgtttttgacatggccaaggcggacattttgtTCTCAGACACCAATATCTTCCAGAAATTTCTTCCAGTTTGCCTTTTCTTTCTGCTCATTTAAATGAGTAAAATGTATGTTATAGTACAGTGTACACAGTTTTCAACGTTTTCCATTCCgaattttccaccgttttcactctggaggttggtcatcaacaaTAAGACGGCAGTGGCCGCAGAAAATACTACACATTCTTGTATCTTCAATAATTTGTACTTCTAAAACattgtgatgaataaattatctatctttATCTACTATTAGAGATTATCTTAACCATTtcccttttatttcttttccttTAGTAAATCCGCTCTAACAGAAACACTAGAAATTGATCAGTACATGTGGGCGATTCTTAATTCATTGAGTACGCAGGATGTTGATGAAGTCATAATCGATAGTGGAGCCAATTGGAAGGCAGTGAGGAAGAATGTTGCCATAACTAAGGTAACATTTTTTTGTTGAcatataaaaagtttaaatggtttaaatgcaatttttaacgttttagCCGGAGAACGATGCTGAGAATAAACAAATGAACAGCAAAGTTATGAGTCCGGGATCAACAATTTTGCCCACTTGGGATAATACTCAAGCCATGAGCCCCTACATGTGTCCAGACATGAACACAATCGCCAGTGGTAGCATGATGACCAGTGGCGGAGGTGGGAATGTATCTGGTGCAAATAAGTAagtgaattgttttttttgtttcaaatgtatttttttctttttattttatttcaatttttgtttattttgtttgtattttattttgtttgattCTGTGGCTGCTGGTAGAAGTTCTTATGACAATTTCTATAGTAGTGGCTTGAGTGACTCAGCCAGTGGAAATTTGTATTTGAACAGTGATATGGGCACTGGAACATCACAGGGGAATCCCCTGGCCAAATTGACGGATTCGGTGAATTCATTGGATCCACTGGATGCCATGGAGAAGACATTGAATGAGAAGATGCCACCGACACCAGGAAGTATTACGTGTCCATTGACACCGGGTTCATCGCAGCACAATAACAGTGGTGAGATGACACCGACGAAGATCCCACCGAGCAGCTCAAGTATCACCAATAGACCCAGTAGCGCTCAGCAATCTCAGCAGCATTCCAGCACGATGCCGGGTACACGGAAGGGAACGGAAACAGAGGCAGCAGCAACGGGAGGAGGCGGAGGAGTCCTACCCGATCCTAGCTTCTCAACGCCCGACATGTCCTTCAAACAAGGCGTTCTTCAGGCTGTCATCGACGGAGAGGCCAACTCTGACTTAAATGTAAGTAGactattactgctcgaactcaaacagTTTTTTCATCTTGTTACCGTGATAGAGGTCATCATAACAGAGATTACAACTTCCGATCTTTGTAACCCCCCATAAAAATCCCTATAGGTACGAGGGCAAAAGGCTAACATTGATTCACAATGCTAAACTTCCAGCATCTTTTCACAGCGCAAGATGGAGACGGGGTTATAATCCTGATCTCATCTTTGCTGATGACAAGATGGCCCCCTCTTGCCGCAATTCTGTGCTTCCCTCTATCTCGCACTCTCAGCATAGACCTATCATGTGTCAAGTCATGGCCTCCATAAAGCCTATAGTTGTACCTTTTCGTAGAAGGTACAACttctgtaagggccttgacaggcATGAgtattagccgagagacggcttagcgaaaTTATGTTAGAAATAATGGCTGGTgtgaatttaattcaattcaattcaatttattggaaACCACACAAATTAGGGTGTATCCCTCTTACAAATGTGCAGTGAAGTTtcggaaaaaaaaatgagaaaaagacttaaaaaaaacttgaaggGAAAGAGTATATGACTGTAGAGatgaaagaaaaatgaagaaaattccaaACTGCACAGTTTAAACTACTGAGCAGCCTTGAATTGCCTTCTCAAAATCACTCGAGAAACAGGAGCCTCCCGAGGAAGTGAGTTGAAGACACTCACTCCTTCCACAAAGGGTGTGCGATAAAAAATATCAGAATGCGCTCTCTGCACGTTtagtccccgaaccctggccgaaccccCCGTCGTCAAAAATGACGCCAGGTAGGCAGGGCATCCGGACTCCACAAGGCCCAACAGGAACAGTGCAGCTCGCATCTTAAGAAAAGATGGAAGATCACATCCCACAAACACATTTCTATGTGATGAGATATCATCACGAGGACCAAGTCCGCAGATGTATCTGACACAATTGTTAAACGCAACAGACAAACGGCggattgtgtcactatccgccgaaAAGAAAAGCTCTGCACAG
Proteins encoded in this window:
- the LOC129804307 gene encoding zinc finger MIZ domain-containing protein 1 isoform X4, whose product is MNSQLGTASESTMAKDQLPPTRNYGDASMGYQQQGNPYGQQYQSQMGGQFGQQNPGMMDEHHMHQFGHQNQGQQSLQGGGMYNPQGRQNAAPPNPMMGAYGPTGYGNQGGNMILPGRDQYGNMSGFPGNAGGNQFIGAGGTNMPHGMSQMNQMELNYSPGKQEMMPMNQLPLGQAGGGHHAMGQGQMGPSVVQQMSQMVDMNPMAKMQGMANGYHQTRRMAPYPSPMMHASQKRSGMYPMTPQQNVPMGQMQQFAQQQAQPPPQQHFVPLQQQQQPPGQGYARGSVQGPMHGNYGRGTMGGAMMGQQQPQRVSSAIPYASPPYTQGPGTGSPQYPNPVAGTALPSGSAGNFQANMQQQSLQPDVRLGYQHSPVPGNPTPPLTPASLMTPYISPNPDVKPPISHNDEMRLTFPVRDGIILQPFRLEHNLAVSNHVFQLKPNVYGTLMSRADLELQLKCFHHEDRQMNTNWPASVQVSANAIPLIIDRGEPKLSHRPLYLKSVCQPGRNTIQITVSACCCSHLFVLQLVHRPSIRHVLQGLLRRNLLAAEHCVNKIKCHFQQLAATNRPPDGDAANPANGDSSSETSSQTVTLKCPITFKKISLPARGQECRHLTCFDLESYLQINCERGSWRCPICNKSALTETLEIDQYMWAILNSLSTQDVDEVIIDSGANWKAVRKNVAITKPENDAENKQMNSKVMSPGSTILPTWDNTQAMSPYMCPDMNTIASGSMMTSGGGGNVSGANNDMGTGTSQGNPLAKLTDSVNSLDPLDAMEKTLNEKMPPTPGSITCPLTPGSSQHNNSGEMTPTKIPPSSSSITNRPSSAQQSQQHSSTMPGTRKGTETEAAATGGGGGVLPDPSFSTPDMSFKQGVLQAVIDGEANSDLNLQLLSDSNIDAMELLSYLDHPTKDLNTPPSSGSSNNPNSDDLLASLFD
- the LOC129804307 gene encoding zinc finger MIZ domain-containing protein 1 isoform X1, with the translated sequence MNSQLGTASESTMAKDQLPPTRNYGDASMGYQQQGNPYGQQYQSQMGGQFGQQNPGMMDEHHMHQFGHQNQGQQSLQGGGMYNPQGRQNAAPPNPMMGAYGPTGYGNQGGNMILPGRDQYGNMSGFPGNAGGNQFIGAGGTNMPHGMSQMNQMELNYSPGKQEVSNEKSSQDHWMCCEECFKVNPTLQMMPMNQLPLGQAGGGHHAMGQGQMGPSVVQQMSQMVDMNPMAKMQGMANGYHQTRRMAPYPSPMMHASQKRSGMYPMTPQQNVPMGQMQQFAQQQAQPPPQQHFVPLQQQQQPPGQGYARGSVQGPMHGNYGRGTMGGAMMGQQQPQRVSSAIPYASPPYTQGPGTGSPQYPNPVAGTALPSGSAGNFQANMQQQSLQPDVRLGYQHSPVPGNPTPPLTPASLMTPYISPNPDVKPPISHNDEMRLTFPVRDGIILQPFRLEHNLAVSNHVFQLKPNVYGTLMSRADLELQLKCFHHEDRQMNTNWPASVQVSANAIPLIIDRGEPKLSHRPLYLKSVCQPGRNTIQITVSACCCSHLFVLQLVHRPSIRHVLQGLLRRNLLAAEHCVNKIKCHFQQLAATNRPPDGDAANPANGDSSSETSSQTVTLKCPITFKKISLPARGQECRHLTCFDLESYLQINCERGSWRCPICNKSALTETLEIDQYMWAILNSLSTQDVDEVIIDSGANWKAVRKNVAITKPENDAENKQMNSKVMSPGSTILPTWDNTQAMSPYMCPDMNTIASGSMMTSGGGGNVSGANKSSYDNFYSSGLSDSASGNLYLNSDMGTGTSQGNPLAKLTDSVNSLDPLDAMEKTLNEKMPPTPGSITCPLTPGSSQHNNSGEMTPTKIPPSSSSITNRPSSAQQSQQHSSTMPGTRKGTETEAAATGGGGGVLPDPSFSTPDMSFKQGVLQAVIDGEANSDLNLQLLSDSNIDAMELLSYLDHPTKDLNTPPSSGSSNNPNSDDLLASLFD
- the LOC129804307 gene encoding zinc finger MIZ domain-containing protein 1 isoform X3, which gives rise to MNSQLGTASESTMAKDQLPPTRNYGDASMGYQQQGNPYGQQYQSQMGGQFGQQNPGMMDEHHMHQFGHQNQGQQSLQGGGMYNPQGRQNAAPPNPMMGAYGPTGYGNQGGNMILPGRDQYGNMSGFPGNAGGNQFIGAGGTNMPHGMSQMNQMELNYSPGKQEMMPMNQLPLGQAGGGHHAMGQGQMGPSVVQQMSQMVDMNPMAKMQGMANGYHQTRRMAPYPSPMMHASQKRSGMYPMTPQQNVPMGQMQQFAQQQAQPPPQQHFVPLQQQQQPPGQGYARGSVQGPMHGNYGRGTMGGAMMGQQQPQRVSSAIPYASPPYTQGPGTGSPQYPNPVAGTALPSGSAGNFQANMQQQSLQPDVRLGYQHSPVPGNPTPPLTPASLMTPYISPNPDVKPPISHNDEMRLTFPVRDGIILQPFRLEHNLAVSNHVFQLKPNVYGTLMSRADLELQLKCFHHEDRQMNTNWPASVQVSANAIPLIIDRGEPKLSHRPLYLKSVCQPGRNTIQITVSACCCSHLFVLQLVHRPSIRHVLQGLLRRNLLAAEHCVNKIKCHFQQLAATNRPPDGDAANPANGDSSSETSSQTVTLKCPITFKKISLPARGQECRHLTCFDLESYLQINCERGSWRCPICNKSALTETLEIDQYMWAILNSLSTQDVDEVIIDSGANWKAVRKNVAITKPENDAENKQMNSKVMSPGSTILPTWDNTQAMSPYMCPDMNTIASGSMMTSGGGGNVSGANKSSYDNFYSSGLSDSASGNLYLNSDMGTGTSQGNPLAKLTDSVNSLDPLDAMEKTLNEKMPPTPGSITCPLTPGSSQHNNSGEMTPTKIPPSSSSITNRPSSAQQSQQHSSTMPGTRKGTETEAAATGGGGGVLPDPSFSTPDMSFKQGVLQAVIDGEANSDLNLQLLSDSNIDAMELLSYLDHPTKDLNTPPSSGSSNNPNSDDLLASLFD
- the LOC129804307 gene encoding zinc finger MIZ domain-containing protein 1 isoform X2, which encodes MNSQLGTASESTMAKDQLPPTRNYGDASMGYQQQGNPYGQQYQSQMGGQFGQQNPGMMDEHHMHQFGHQNQGQQSLQGGGMYNPQGRQNAAPPNPMMGAYGPTGYGNQGGNMILPGRDQYGNMSGFPGNAGGNQFIGAGGTNMPHGMSQMNQMELNYSPGKQEVSNEKSSQDHWMCCEECFKVNPTLQMMPMNQLPLGQAGGGHHAMGQGQMGPSVVQQMSQMVDMNPMAKMQGMANGYHQTRRMAPYPSPMMHASQKRSGMYPMTPQQNVPMGQMQQFAQQQAQPPPQQHFVPLQQQQQPPGQGYARGSVQGPMHGNYGRGTMGGAMMGQQQPQRVSSAIPYASPPYTQGPGTGSPQYPNPVAGTALPSGSAGNFQANMQQQSLQPDVRLGYQHSPVPGNPTPPLTPASLMTPYISPNPDVKPPISHNDEMRLTFPVRDGIILQPFRLEHNLAVSNHVFQLKPNVYGTLMSRADLELQLKCFHHEDRQMNTNWPASVQVSANAIPLIIDRGEPKLSHRPLYLKSVCQPGRNTIQITVSACCCSHLFVLQLVHRPSIRHVLQGLLRRNLLAAEHCVNKIKCHFQQLAATNRPPDGDAANPANGDSSSETSSQTVTLKCPITFKKISLPARGQECRHLTCFDLESYLQINCERGSWRCPICNKSALTETLEIDQYMWAILNSLSTQDVDEVIIDSGANWKAVRKNVAITKPENDAENKQMNSKVMSPGSTILPTWDNTQAMSPYMCPDMNTIASGSMMTSGGGGNVSGANNDMGTGTSQGNPLAKLTDSVNSLDPLDAMEKTLNEKMPPTPGSITCPLTPGSSQHNNSGEMTPTKIPPSSSSITNRPSSAQQSQQHSSTMPGTRKGTETEAAATGGGGGVLPDPSFSTPDMSFKQGVLQAVIDGEANSDLNLQLLSDSNIDAMELLSYLDHPTKDLNTPPSSGSSNNPNSDDLLASLFD